In the Pseudoalteromonas sp. A25 genome, TAACAAGCAGCTTCATATTGAATTTGCCGATTTTGGTTTAGATGGTATGAGAACCGATACTCAGGGTAACTTGTATATCGCTCGATATGGTGCGGGAAAGGTTGCCGTGGTATCGCCAGCAGGCGAGTTGCTTGAGCAAATTAATCTCAAAGGTCAGTTCCCTACAAACGTGGCATTTGGTGGTAACGATGGTAAAAGCGTATTTGTGACCATGCAAAAGCGAGGTGCCATTGAAGTGTTCAAGGCGAACTACGTTGGTAGAAGTTTTATCACCAATATCGCATCAATGGACGCTAAATAATTGCTATAAAAAGTTTTATCGTGCCTATTGGTGAAACAATCGTGATCGGTAAAGGTTAATTTTTTAAATAGATGGTTACGTACTCATAGACTGAGATAAATATTTAACTTCCAATTTGTGCCTAAAACCTTTAGCCTTAGGCCCACATAAGTGATAATTACGTAAATGAATGGAGTAGTATTATGGCGGAGCAACAAGTGCAGCCTTTACACAACGAGAAGCATGCCAACATCAAAGTACAAAATGGCATTAACGTTGATTTCTTAAAATCACAGCACTTAATCCCAGTGGTCGCACATGAGTTCGCTCGTGTAGCAACAGAGTTCCCAATGGCGTTCGTTAAAAATAACGAAACAGGCCAGTTTCAAGCGGTTGCAATGTTTGGTTTAGAGCCAGGCGAAAACCTATTTGTTCAAGACGGCAAATGGAATGCAGGGTTTGCACCTTTAGCGGTAACTCGTTACCCATTTGGTCTTGTTAAGCACCCTGAAGAAGATCAATATGGCATTGTTATCGATGAAGCCAGCCCACTAGTTGGTGAAGAAGAAGGTAATGCGCTATTTGAAGGCGGTAAAGAAACTGAATATCTTGCTCGTCGTAAAGAAGCGCTTGTTAACTTCATCGAGTTTTCACGTGTAACTGAAGCGTTCACAAAACACTTAGCTGATAAAGAGCTGCTTGTTCAACAAACTCTTACTGTTGAAATCAAGGGCGAGAAAAAAGACATCAATGGTATTTATCTAGTTGATGAGCGTAAGCTAAACGAGTTAAGCGATGAAGATTACCTAGAGCTGCGTAAGCGTGGCTATTTAGCTCCTATTTTTGCTTTCTTAACGTCAACACACCAAGTTGCACGTTTAGCACGTTTAAAAGCACAGCGTGCTGAAGCTTAATAACGGCGATACAAAATAATTAAGAAAAAGGCACCCTCGGGTGCCTTTTTTATTGGCTGAACGTTTAGTCGCGTTTTTATTGCAAGTTGTTATGTTGACCAGCATGGTTAAGTTTTGAGGGGAGAAAATAATGAAACAGAGATATTCGTTGGTACCCATACTCGGGTTATGTCTTACTATATCAAGTCATGCTTATGCGAAAAACGCAGAAGAGAACAAACTTGCAGTTAAACCTATTGCTATCGCAATTCATGGCGGAGCTGGAACCATAGAAAAAAGTCGTTTTAGTAAAGAGCAAGACGTGGCGTATCGAGCGAAATTAAAAGAAGCGGTCGAAGCTGGTTATGCCGTGCTAGAGGCCGGTGGTGAAAGCTTAGACGCTATAACAACTGCGATAAATGTGTTGGAAGACTCGCCGTTTTTTAATGCAGGTAAAGGAGCCGTGTATACCTACGATGAAGAGCATGAATTGGATGCATCGATTATGGATGGCCGAGACCGACAAGCCGGTGCTATAGCTGGGGTAAAGCATATTAAAAACCCTATCAATTTGGCCAGAAAAGTAATGACAGACTCGGTCCATGTATTGCTAAGTGGTGAAGGTGCAGAAGACTTTGCAAAACGTCAGGGATTCGATTTAATTGATAATCATTACTTTGATACGCCACATCGACTGGAAGCATTAAAAAGTGCAAAGCAAAAATTAGAGGCTAAAAAGTCAGGCACAAAGTCTTATCAAGCGGCGCATCAAGCTCTCCCTAGTCAATATAAAATGGGCACTGTGGGGGCGGTTGCATTGGATCAACACGGCAACTTAGCGGCAGGCACTTCAACAGGTGGAATGACCGCAAAGCGGTTTGGCAGAATAGGAGACTCTCCTGTGATTGGAGCAGGCACGTTCGCTGATAACCGCTCATGTGCTGTTTCAGCGACTGGCCATGGCGAGTATTTTATTCGCTACAGTGTTGCCAGTGACATTTGTGCGCGTGTGCAGTATCAAAACAAATCCATTACGCAGGCCGGCAACGAAGTGATACATGACGTTTTGGCTCCAATTGGCGGCACGGGCGGGGTGATCATTGTTGATGCAAAAGGAAATATCAGTATGCCATTTAATACTAAAGGCATGTATCGAGCAAGTAAATCGAGCACTCAAAATACTTATGTCGGGATCTTTAAAAAGGATTGAAAAAACAGGCAATTCCGTACACGCCAGCTATAGTTAAATTGCTGGCGTTTTTTATATGGAGCAAATAATTATGCAATCGATTAAAGTCGCTGATTACTTAAATCATCGCCCTGTTACCTTCACTGTTGAAATGCGTATCGAGTCTGCGGTCGAAAAACTATTACAAAGCGCGCAATCGGGTGGGCCTGTTATTGATAGCGATAAGCGCGTTGTGGGCTTTTTATCAGAGCAAGACTGTTTGAGAAAAATGTTAGAAGCCACCTATCAGAATGAATCACACAGTGTGGTTGGTGATGTTATGAGCGCTAATCCTGTTTGTGTAAGCCCCAACGACAGTATTGTGCAAATAGCAGATAAAATGACGGTAAATAAACCTAAAGTGTATCCTGTTATAGATGAAGACGGTCGGTTAATGGGTGTGATCAGTCGAGCTAACGTGCTGTTAGCGATTGATAAGCATTTGCATGACGCTTATACCTCTGGTCACAGGTATGTGTAAAGTAGATTTACTATTAGCTCAAGCGCAACGAGATATTCTGCGTTAGAGCATAGGCTCAGTGAACGGTTTTTGATACACTACGCGCTCTTAAATTTAACAATGAATAGGTAGTGTAGTGAGTGTAGGACCACTGTTTGCTGAGCTGAAGTCTTGTCTGAAGAAAGATCAGTTTATTCTTAAAAAGCGTTTGCATGGTGCAAAAAAAATTGCTGATGCAAACAAACAAGGCAAAGTGGTTGCCACAATTAAAGCTGCGATAGAAAAAAGCCAGTCACTTAAAATACAGCGCAGCGAACACTTACCTCAAGTTTCTTACCCCGAACAACTGCCCGTCAGTCAGAAAAAAGACGAGATAAAAGCTGCTATTGAAAGCAACCAGGTCGTGATTGTTGCAGGTGAAACGGGCTCCGGTAAAACCACTCAGCTCCCGAAGATCTGTTTAGAGTTAGGCCGAGGTGTTGATGGTTACATCGGCCATACTCAGCCAAGGAGGCTAGCCGCACGTAGTGTCGCTAACCGTATTGCCGAAGAGCTTAACTGCGAACTAGGTCAACAAGTCGGCTTTAAAATTCGTTTTAGCGATCAAGTGTCTGATAATACCTATGTAAAGTTGATGACTGACGGTATTTTACTCGCAGAAATTCAGCAAGATAGATATTTAAATCAGTACGATACCATCATCATCGATGAAGCCCATGAACGCAGTCTGAATATTGATTTTATTCTTGGTTATCTTAAAAATTTGTTACCTAAGCGCCCTGATCTTAAAGTGATCATTACCTCAGCAACCATTGATCCAGAGCGCTTCTCTAAACATTTTAACAATGCACCAATCATCGAAGTGTCGGGCCGCACTTACCCTGTTGAAGTGAGATATAGGCCTGTTTTAGATACCGCAAGTAATGATAGCGAAGCAGAAAGCGATCAATTGCAAGGTATTTTTGATGCGGTAGATGAGTTGTGTTCTGAAGGTCCTGGCGACATTTTAATTTTTATGAACGGCGAACGAGAAATTCGTGATACGGCAGAGGCACTAGACAAGCGCAACCTAAAAGGCGTTGAGGTGTTACCTTTGTTTGCGCGCTTGTCTAATGCCGAGCAAAACCGTATTTTTGCACCACATAGTCAACGACGTATTGTGTTATCAACCAACGTTGCAGAAACGTCTTTAACGGTACCCGGTATTCGTTATGTCATTGACCCAGGAACAGCCAGGATCAGCCGCTACAGCTACCGTACTAAAGTGCAGCGTTTGCCAATAGAGCCTGTTTCTCAAGCCAGTGCGAACCAGCGTAAGGGTCGATGTGGTCGTGTTGAAGCGGGTATTTGTATCCGTTTATATTCAGAAGATGACTTTTTGTCACGCCCTGAGTTTACCGACCCAGAAATACTCAGAACTAACCTTGCGTCAGTTATTTTACAAATGCTCGGTCTTGGGCTTGGTGATATTACTGAGTTTCCGTTCGTACAAGCGCCTGACAGTCGTAATATCAATGATGGTATAGCGCTGTTAGAGGAGCTTGAAGCTGTTCATCCAAGTAAGCGACGTCAAAGCACTAAGCTAACCCAATCAGGGCGTACATTAAGCCGTTTACCTATCGACCCTCGTTTAGCCAAAATGGTCTTTACAGCAGACAAGCTGGGTGCGCTCAGAGAAGTGATTGTGATCGTGGCTGCTTTATCTATTCAAGACCCTAGAGAGCGTCCTCAAGATAAACGAGGCGCAGCAGATGAGAAGCACGCTAGATTTGAGCATCCAGATTCAGATTTTGTTGCCTTCTTGAACCTGTGGTATTACATCGAACAACAGCAACAAGAATTATCTCGCGCACAGTTTAGAAAGCTATGCCAAAAAGATTTCTTGGCATATATGCGTATTCGAGAATGGCAAGATATTGTTTATCAGTTAAGTACCATCTGCGGGGAAATGAATATGCA is a window encoding:
- a CDS encoding SapC family protein, yielding MAEQQVQPLHNEKHANIKVQNGINVDFLKSQHLIPVVAHEFARVATEFPMAFVKNNETGQFQAVAMFGLEPGENLFVQDGKWNAGFAPLAVTRYPFGLVKHPEEDQYGIVIDEASPLVGEEEGNALFEGGKETEYLARRKEALVNFIEFSRVTEAFTKHLADKELLVQQTLTVEIKGEKKDINGIYLVDERKLNELSDEDYLELRKRGYLAPIFAFLTSTHQVARLARLKAQRAEA
- a CDS encoding isoaspartyl peptidase/L-asparaginase family protein, with the protein product MKQRYSLVPILGLCLTISSHAYAKNAEENKLAVKPIAIAIHGGAGTIEKSRFSKEQDVAYRAKLKEAVEAGYAVLEAGGESLDAITTAINVLEDSPFFNAGKGAVYTYDEEHELDASIMDGRDRQAGAIAGVKHIKNPINLARKVMTDSVHVLLSGEGAEDFAKRQGFDLIDNHYFDTPHRLEALKSAKQKLEAKKSGTKSYQAAHQALPSQYKMGTVGAVALDQHGNLAAGTSTGGMTAKRFGRIGDSPVIGAGTFADNRSCAVSATGHGEYFIRYSVASDICARVQYQNKSITQAGNEVIHDVLAPIGGTGGVIIVDAKGNISMPFNTKGMYRASKSSTQNTYVGIFKKD
- a CDS encoding CBS domain-containing protein, encoding MQSIKVADYLNHRPVTFTVEMRIESAVEKLLQSAQSGGPVIDSDKRVVGFLSEQDCLRKMLEATYQNESHSVVGDVMSANPVCVSPNDSIVQIADKMTVNKPKVYPVIDEDGRLMGVISRANVLLAIDKHLHDAYTSGHRYV